The genomic stretch AAATTTTTGCAGATATTTAACGACAGAGAGCCCGGTAATACCGAGCCCTGCGACCACTACATGCTTAATGCCTTGCCAACGGTCCATTTTATTTCCAATTTCAGTGAGTTACTTTAACGTCACCAGCCGGATTAGCGCACCTTAAGCGTCGCCAAACCAATCAGTACCAGTACGATAGAAATGATCCAGAAACGTACGATAACCCGCGGCTCCGGCCAGCCTTTCAATTCATAGTGGTGATGGATAGGGGCCATACGGAAGATACGCTGACCGCGCAACTTGTAAGAGCCGACCTGCAGAATCACCGACAGAGTTTCCATCACGAACACACCGCCCATGATCACCAGCACAAACTCCTGACGCACCAGCACGGCAATCGTACCCAGCGCGCCGCCCAGTGCCAGTGAGCCGACATCGCCCATAAACACTTGCGCCGGATAGGTGTTGAACCACAAGAAGCCCAGGCCGGCACCGACCATGGCAGTACAGACCACCACCAGCTCCGAGGTGTACGGAATGTATGGAATATGCAGATAATTAGCGAAGTTAACGTTACCGGTTGCCCAGGCAATCACGGCAAAACCGGCCGCGACCAGTACGGTCGGCATGATCGCCAGGCCATCCAGACCATCGGTCAGGTTGACCGCATTACTGGTTCCGACAATCACAAAGTAAGTCAGCACGATGTACAACAGCCCCAACTGCGGCATGACATCTTTGAAGAAAGGCACCACCAGCTGAGTCGCGGCAGTATCCTGGCCATGGGCGTACAGGGCAAATGCCACCACCAGCGCAATCGCCGACTGCCAGAAATATTTCCAGCGTGCGATCAGGCCGTCGGTGTTCTTACGCACCACTTTACGGTAATCATCGACAAAACCGACCACCCCATAGCCGAGTAGTACCGCCAGTACCGCCCACACATACGGGTTGCTTAAATCAGACCACAGCAGGACAGTGATAATGATCGAAGCCAGAATCATCACCCCGCCCATGGTCGGCGTACCGCGTTTACTGAAATGCGATTCCGGACCGTCGTTACGTACCACCTGGCCGATTTGCAGCAGCTGCAGGCGTTTAATCAGACGCGGGCCCATCCACAAGGAGAGCGCCAGGGCGGTCAGGATGCTGACGATTGCTCGAAATGACAGGTATTCAAACAAACGGAAAAACGAAAAATATGGCTGGAGTAACTCCGCAAGCCAAATAATCATGAGTATTTCTCCTTAAGAGCAGCAGCGATCTGGCCCATACCCGCACTGTTCGCCCCTTTGACGATCAGTACGTGAGCGCGATCCTGTTGTTGGTCAAGTTGCTGCTCGATAAACATAATCATATCCTGATGAGAGGTAAAATGACGGCCGTGACAGACCTCGCTGATCACTTTCGTATCCTCACCATATGTCAGAACATATTCAAACTGGAATGGTGCAGCATGTTCACCGACTTGTCGGTGAAGTGCAAGGCTTTCCTCGCCTAACTCGGCCATATTGCCTAAAATCAACCAGCGAGTGGCACAAAAACCACCCAGCAGATCCACCGCGGCCTGCATGGCCGGAACACTGGCATTGTAGCTGTCGTCAATCAGACGAATGTTGTCGGTCAGTTGCGTCGCTTCCACCCGGCCTTTCACTTTGGCCAGATGAGCCAGCCCGGCCTGAACCTCACTCAGTGTCGCGCCCAGTTCCAGTGCCAGTGCGCAGGCTGCCAGCGCATTGGCGACATTGTGCTGGCCGATAATGCCAAGCTTCACCGCGATTTCTCCCTGCGGCGTCACCATGATAAAACTCGCTTCACCGGCGCTATTCAACACGATGTCACGCGGATAAAAGTCAGCGCTGTGATCCGTCACGGAAAAAGTTTGCACCGTTTTGTCGGCCAGCACCGCCTGCCACAGTTCACCGCCGTGACTATCGAGGTTGACCAGTGCGGTGCTCCCCGGCTTAAGACCCTGATAAATTTCACCTTTAGCGCGTTTCACCCCATCAATCGAGCCAAAACCTTCCAGGTGCGCAGCCGCCACATTGTTGACCACTGCCACATCCGGCTTCACCAGCGCGGTGGTATAAGCAATCTCACCGATGTGATTGGCACCAAGCTCAATCACCGCGTAATCATCCTGCGCTGTCGAGCGCAGCAGCGTCAGCGGCACCCCGATATCATTATTAAAGTTACCGGCGGTAAACAGCACCTGACCTTTGGCGCTAAGAATACTGGCCACCATCTCTTTAACCGTGGTTTTACCGCAGCTGCCGGTGATCGCAATGGTCGGGGTTTGGCACTGCTGATGCACCCAGCTTGCCAGCTGGCCGAGCGCCTGTTTGCTGTCGTCCACAATCAGTTGCGGCGCCGCAACCGCCAGTTCGCGCTCAACCAACAAGGCACTGGCACCGGCTTCTACTGCCTGGGCGGCAAAATCGTGCGCGTCAAAGCGCTCGCCGACCAGAGCCACAAACAAGGCTTCAGGCGGCAGATTGCGGGTATCGGTTGAGACCGCACTGATTGCGCGGTCTGCGCCCACAAGGCGCGCGCCCAGTACAGCCGCAAGCTGAGTTAAAGTCGTGGTAATCATGCCGGTAACTCCAGTAATTGTTGGGCGCTTTCACGGTCCGAGTAGTGAATCGTCTCATCCGCCAGCACCTGATAATCTTCATGCCCTTTGCCCGCCAGCAGAATGATGTCCTGCTCACCGGCCTGCTGCAGCGCAAAACGCGCCGCATCCAGACGGCGGTGCTCGACATGGGCATGGGCAGGCTCACGCATACCGGCCAGCATGTCCTGGACGATTCGTTGCGGGTCTTCACTGCGCGGGTTGTCGTCGGTCAGAATCACCCGATCGGCAAACTGCTCCGCCACGGCGGCCATCATAGGTCGTTTGCCTGTATCGCGGTCACCGCCGCAGCCGAAAATGGCCCATAAGCGGCCCTGACAATGTACGCGCAATGCACGCAACGCCTTTTCCAGCGCATCCGGCGTGTGGGCGTAATCGACCACGATTTTGGCTTTACCTGGTGCCTGAAACAGTTCCATGCGACCTAAAACCGGGGTCAGTTTAGGCGCCGCCGCTAACAACGCCGTTTTATCAAAACCGAGACTGAGTAAGGTCGCCAGTGCCAGCAGCAGATTGGACGCATTAAATTCGCCAATCAGCGGCGCATGCAGCTGCCCTTCGCCCCAGCTGCTGCTGAAATCAAGGGTAATCCCACTTTCAGCATAACTGACGGACGTTGCCCATAAACGGCGTTCAGACGCTGGCTGGGCAAGCAGAGAAACCGCCACAGATTGGGAGAGCTGTGCAGCCCATTCAGCGCCGACAGCGTCGTCGACATTGATAATCGCATGCTGCGTATTGTGCTCGGTGAACAGGCTCAGTTTGGCGGCGGCGTAAGCCTGCATGGTGCCGTGATAATCAAGATGGTCGCGGCTGAGGTTAGAAAACACCCCGGCGGCGAAAGTCAGCGCTTTGACGCGCCCCTGCACCAGACCATGCGAGGAGACCTCCATCGCGGTGTATTGCGCACCTTGCTGCGCCAGCGTATGCAGCGTCTCCTGCACCTGAAGTGCATTACCTGTGGTATTGGCGGCAGGCGCAAGGTTGGCCAAAAAGCCATTACCGGTTGTGCCCATCACCGCAGCTTTGCTGCCGAGCAGTTCAATCCACTGCGCGATCAGCTGGGAAATGGTGGTTTTGCCATTGGTGCCGGTGACGGCAATCACCTGATTAGCATGTACGCCGTACAGACGGCCGGCCAGAGCGGACAAATGGTCACCCAGTTCGGCCAGATAGACAACAGCCATACCGCTGCGCCACTCGAGCTGGCCATGCGGATGCTGCTCACACGCCTGCGCCAGAACCAGATTCGCGCCTTGCTGCAACGCTTTATCGATAAAGCGGCGTCCGTCGGCTGCATGGCCGATAATGGCGACAAAGGTATCGCCCGGGTTGACTTTGCGACTGTCGAGTTCCAGCCGGGTGACGGTCAGCGCCGTCAGTTCTGGCTCATCAATGCTCAGCCAGGGAGCAAGCAGTTGGGGTAAGGCCATGCCAGTGTTCATTGTATTCTCACACTCTCTGCCCCTGCCGTGACGACGGCCGGGTTGGTTCAGTTTTGAAAACGGTTCTCGTCCGGTGCAATGTTTAAGATCTGCAACGCGCCTTTCATAATTTCAGAAAAGACCGGACCGGCGACCGCACCGCCGTAATAGGAGTCGCCCTGCGGCTCATTAACCATCACCATCAGTGAAATACGCGGGTCGCTGACCGGCGCCACACCCGCGGTATAGGCAAAATATTCATCGCTGTAGCCACCGGCAATCGCTTTGCGCGATGTGCCTGACTTGGCCGCAATCCGGTAACCCGGTACGGCGGCTTTGACTGCCGTACCGCCCGGCTGGGTTACGGTTTCCAGCATATCCAGCACTTTGCGGGCATATTTGGCGTCCACCACCTGGTGCGACAGATCGTCATCGTTACTGTCAATCAGATGCACCGGCTGGTATTTACCCAGGTTACCTAAGGTGGCATAAGCGTGCGCAAGCTGGATCGGGGTGATCGCCAGACCGTAGCCAAACGCCAGGGTGGCAATTTCAAACTGCGACCAGCGGCGGCGATTGGGGAAAATACCGGTGGTTTCACCAACCAGGTTAAGGCCGGACACTTCACCCAGGCCGACTGCGTTATACATGCTGAGCATATCCTGCAGCGGCATCCCCAGCGCCAGGTGAGTCACACCGACGTTGCTGGATTTTTTCAGAATCATCTGCAGCGTCGCTTTACCGACTTTCGACGTATCGCGCACCCGGCTGCCGCCGATGCGCATTACCCCATCGCCGGTATCGATAATGGTTTTCTCATCCGCCGTGCCGTTGGCCAGCGCCGCCAGGACCACAAACGGTTTGACCGTCGACCCCGGCTCAAACGCATCGGTGATGACCCGGTTACGCATTTTAAAGCTCTGCCAGTCAGCACGGTTATTCGGGTTATACGACGGCGCATTGACCATCGCCAGCACCGCGCCGGTTTTGACATCCAGCATTACCGCCGAAGCAGAAGTGGCGCGATAATCGGCCATTGCCTGCTTGACCGCACGAAACGCAATCGCCTGCAGACGCTGATCGATGGTCAGCTTAAGCGGCTTGCCCTCTTCACGCTCTTCGAGCGAGATGTTCTCCACCACGCGGCCATAGCGGTCTTTACGAATAATACTCTTACCCGCTTCACCGGTCAGCCATTTGTCATAACTGCGCTCGACCCCTTCCAGGCCATGACCGTCAATACCGGTCACACCAATCAGGTGCGCACTGACTTCACCGGCCGGGTAGTAGCGGCGCGATTCCGATTTCAGTCCGACCCCGGACAACTTGAGCTCACGAATGTATTTCGCCATCGCCGGGCTGACCTGACGCTGCAGGTAGATGAAGCGCCGGGTTTGGTTGTCGGCGATTTTTTTCATCATTTCCTGACGGTCCAGACCCAGTACATCGGCCAGCGCGTACCAGCGATCCTTTTCGACCAGACCGCCCTTTTTGTAAATCGTGGCCGGATCGGCCCATACCGCTTCGACCGGCACACTGACCGCCAACGCTTCACCATTGCGATCGGAAATAATACCGCGCGCCGATTCGAGCGTTTTGGCCCGCACCGAGCGCATATCGCCCTGACGGATCAGGTTATCCGGCTCAATGATCTGGATAAATGCCAAACGCCCGACCAAAAGGCCGAAAGCCAGCAACACAAAAAATACGATCAGATAAAAACGCCAGCGAATGAATGTCGGCGCATCGCCTGCGCTGGCTTGAGGTTTGGATTTAGGGCTATCGGCAGACTTAGATTTAGACTTGGCGCTGTCTTTGGCTGGCTTTTTCGTCATTTGAGTTCAATCACTACTTCTTTGTCAGCATCAGGACGTTTCATATTGAGGTCGTTTTGGGCCACTTCCTGCACCCGGCTGTGTTCCGCCAGTGCGGTTTCTTCCAGGATCAGGTTGCGCCACTCGTTGTCGAGGTGGTCACGCTCTTCCAGTACCTGATCTTTTGCAGTAATGGCCTGGCGGGTATGGTGGGTGGTGAACACCACCCCCATGGCTGACGCAAAAATCAGCACCAGCATCACCAAAGGCACCCGCCCGACCGTAAGCAGGTCGAGAGCGATAAGTTTGGCAAGGTTCGGCTTGGTTTGCGACATATTAACTATTTCTTACCTGCTTTGAGCTAATCATTACCCGCTTTCAGCTCTCGGTTAGCGGTTATGTTTATCGGTTATGAGAAGGTCGATTGCTGGCCATCACAGTTTTTCTGCAATGCGCAGCACCGAACTGCGTGAACGCGGATTCATCTCCACTTCCTGCTGCGAAGGTTTAATCGCCTTACCGACCGCTTTCAGATTAGCGCTACCGAGCGCTTTGATCTGATCCTGGGTCAGTGGCAGGCCGTGCGGCACTTCCGGGCCCTGACTCTCTTTACGGATAAAGCGTTTCACCATGCGATCTTCCAGCGAGTGGAAACTGATCACAGATAAACGGCCTTCAGGCGCCAGAATCGAAGCCGCACCTTTAAGGGCAGTATCAATCTCTTCCAGTTCACTGTTGATGTAGATACGAAAGGCCTGGAACGTGCGCGTCGCCGGATGTTTTTTCTCTTTAAAGCTCTTTGGCGCCGCTTCAGAAATCAGCGCAGCCAGATGACTGGTGCGAGTCAGCGGCTCTTTTTCTTCGTTGTCACGATGAGCAACAATTGCTTTGGCAATACGGCGCGCGTGCTTGTCTTCCCCAAATTCACGAATCACCCAGGTGATGTCATCGAGATCCGCCTGCAGCAGCCACTCCGACACCGGCAGGCCGGAAGTCGGGTCCATCCGCATGTCGAGCGGGCCGTCTTTCATAAAACTGAAACCACGTTCGGCATCGTCCAGCTGCGGTGAAGAGACGCCTAAGTCAAACAGCACCCCATCGACCTTACCGACTAAATCGTAACGCTCGGCGTATTCGGCAATACCGGAAAACGGGCCATGTACGATGGTAAAGCGCGGATCGTCGATCTTCTCTGCTTCGGCGATGGCCTGCGGATCGCGGTCAATACTGAACAAACGGCCATTCGGACCCAGTTTGGACAAAATAGTACGGCTGTGCCCGCCACGACCAAAGGTGCCATCGATATAAGTGCCGTCCGGCTTAATTGCCAGACCGTCGATCGATTCATGGAGAAGCACGGAAATATGTTGGAAAGATTCAGTCATAATGGTCTCATTTTGCGGGAACGCCCGTCAGTGTCTGTGAGTAGTGTACCGATTTCCCGCACTACTGCTACCCATAAGCATATACAGGACGTGACATTGCGCTAAGTTTAATGGTTTTACGGTCGACTAAGTCAGTAAAAAGCAAAAAACCCATCATAACGTTGCCGTTATGATGGGTCCTGAATAGGTGGAGCCGACGTATAAGCCGGGTTCTGTTCCGCTTGCGCGGTAGTAGCCATTCGTCTAGGCCAGCAATCGCTCACTGGCTCAAGCAACCTACCCGCTTCCTAACGCGAGCCACGCTGTGTGGAAGCCTATTTGGTCTTGCTCCGGGTGGAGTTTACCCTGCTACGAACTGTTGCCAGACGCACGGTGCGCTCTTACCGCACCCTTTCACCCTTACCTGATCCCTTGCGGGCCATCGGCGGTCTTCTCTCTGCTGCACTTGTCGTAGGCTTGCGCCCCCCAGGCGTTACCTGGCACCCTGCTCTATGGAGCCCGGACTTTCCTCCCCCTTATCAGTCTCCCCAACACAAGGTCAAGGGACGTCAATAAGGCAGCGACTACCCAGTCAACTCCAGGCGCGAATTCTAGCGGCAACGCCCGCCACTGTCTAGGAAGAATCGGACTTAGTGCTAAAATTGAGCCCAAGTGGTCATTCCTGCAGCGATTTGGGTGCCATTGTGGGCTTAGCCCAGGTTGTCCAGCCCCCACTTATACAGTGCGTTCTTTTTTCAGGTTGTAGATTTCCGCTGTGGCGGCGGCCGCTTTTTTCAATGGCAGCTCTTTAACCAGAATCCCCAGCGTGCGCAACGCTTCTTCCGGCAGCGACTCTTCAGCACTATCACGATAGCCGTGGATCAGCAGCACCATCTCGCCCCGTTTGCGGTTGTCGTCTTCTTCAATCCAGTCGATCAACTCGCCGAGCGGCAGCCCCTGAATGGTTTCAAAGGTTTTGGTCAGTTCACGCGCCAGCACCACATCACGCTCCGGGCCGAGGATCTCCAGCATATCCTGCAGGGATTCGGTAATCCGGTGCGGCGATTCATAAAAGATACAGGTCCGTTCGGCTTTAGCGATTTCCAAGAATTTATCCTTACGGCCCTTACTCTTCGCTGGTAAAAAGCCTTCAAAACTAAAGCGGTCAGATGGCAGACCCGAGGCACTCAGCGCGGTGATTACCGCGCACGCACCTGGTAATGGCACAACTTTAACACCGGCCTGACGACACTGATTGACTAAATGGTAACCTGGATCACTGATGAGTGGTGTCCCGGCATCAGACACAAGCGCAATAGATTGCCCGGCCAGTAATTTCTCAACTAATACTTGAGCTTTTTGCTGTTCGTTGTGATCATGCAGAGCGA from Vibrio ostreae encodes the following:
- the murE gene encoding UDP-N-acetylmuramoyl-L-alanyl-D-glutamate--2,6-diaminopimelate ligase; translation: MNTGMALPQLLAPWLSIDEPELTALTVTRLELDSRKVNPGDTFVAIIGHAADGRRFIDKALQQGANLVLAQACEQHPHGQLEWRSGMAVVYLAELGDHLSALAGRLYGVHANQVIAVTGTNGKTTISQLIAQWIELLGSKAAVMGTTGNGFLANLAPAANTTGNALQVQETLHTLAQQGAQYTAMEVSSHGLVQGRVKALTFAAGVFSNLSRDHLDYHGTMQAYAAAKLSLFTEHNTQHAIINVDDAVGAEWAAQLSQSVAVSLLAQPASERRLWATSVSYAESGITLDFSSSWGEGQLHAPLIGEFNASNLLLALATLLSLGFDKTALLAAAPKLTPVLGRMELFQAPGKAKIVVDYAHTPDALEKALRALRVHCQGRLWAIFGCGGDRDTGKRPMMAAVAEQFADRVILTDDNPRSEDPQRIVQDMLAGMREPAHAHVEHRRLDAARFALQQAGEQDIILLAGKGHEDYQVLADETIHYSDRESAQQLLELPA
- the rsmH gene encoding 16S rRNA (cytosine(1402)-N(4))-methyltransferase RsmH; translated protein: MTESFQHISVLLHESIDGLAIKPDGTYIDGTFGRGGHSRTILSKLGPNGRLFSIDRDPQAIAEAEKIDDPRFTIVHGPFSGIAEYAERYDLVGKVDGVLFDLGVSSPQLDDAERGFSFMKDGPLDMRMDPTSGLPVSEWLLQADLDDITWVIREFGEDKHARRIAKAIVAHRDNEEKEPLTRTSHLAALISEAAPKSFKEKKHPATRTFQAFRIYINSELEEIDTALKGAASILAPEGRLSVISFHSLEDRMVKRFIRKESQGPEVPHGLPLTQDQIKALGSANLKAVGKAIKPSQQEVEMNPRSRSSVLRIAEKL
- the mraY gene encoding phospho-N-acetylmuramoyl-pentapeptide-transferase → MIIWLAELLQPYFSFFRLFEYLSFRAIVSILTALALSLWMGPRLIKRLQLLQIGQVVRNDGPESHFSKRGTPTMGGVMILASIIITVLLWSDLSNPYVWAVLAVLLGYGVVGFVDDYRKVVRKNTDGLIARWKYFWQSAIALVVAFALYAHGQDTAATQLVVPFFKDVMPQLGLLYIVLTYFVIVGTSNAVNLTDGLDGLAIMPTVLVAAGFAVIAWATGNVNFANYLHIPYIPYTSELVVVCTAMVGAGLGFLWFNTYPAQVFMGDVGSLALGGALGTIAVLVRQEFVLVIMGGVFVMETLSVILQVGSYKLRGQRIFRMAPIHHHYELKGWPEPRVIVRFWIISIVLVLIGLATLKVR
- a CDS encoding UDP-N-acetylmuramoyl-tripeptide--D-alanyl-D-alanine ligase; the protein is MITTTLTQLAAVLGARLVGADRAISAVSTDTRNLPPEALFVALVGERFDAHDFAAQAVEAGASALLVERELAVAAPQLIVDDSKQALGQLASWVHQQCQTPTIAITGSCGKTTVKEMVASILSAKGQVLFTAGNFNNDIGVPLTLLRSTAQDDYAVIELGANHIGEIAYTTALVKPDVAVVNNVAAAHLEGFGSIDGVKRAKGEIYQGLKPGSTALVNLDSHGGELWQAVLADKTVQTFSVTDHSADFYPRDIVLNSAGEASFIMVTPQGEIAVKLGIIGQHNVANALAACALALELGATLSEVQAGLAHLAKVKGRVEATQLTDNIRLIDDSYNASVPAMQAAVDLLGGFCATRWLILGNMAELGEESLALHRQVGEHAAPFQFEYVLTYGEDTKVISEVCHGRHFTSHQDMIMFIEQQLDQQQDRAHVLIVKGANSAGMGQIAAALKEKYS
- a CDS encoding penicillin-binding transpeptidase domain-containing protein, encoding MTKKPAKDSAKSKSKSADSPKSKPQASAGDAPTFIRWRFYLIVFFVLLAFGLLVGRLAFIQIIEPDNLIRQGDMRSVRAKTLESARGIISDRNGEALAVSVPVEAVWADPATIYKKGGLVEKDRWYALADVLGLDRQEMMKKIADNQTRRFIYLQRQVSPAMAKYIRELKLSGVGLKSESRRYYPAGEVSAHLIGVTGIDGHGLEGVERSYDKWLTGEAGKSIIRKDRYGRVVENISLEEREEGKPLKLTIDQRLQAIAFRAVKQAMADYRATSASAVMLDVKTGAVLAMVNAPSYNPNNRADWQSFKMRNRVITDAFEPGSTVKPFVVLAALANGTADEKTIIDTGDGVMRIGGSRVRDTSKVGKATLQMILKKSSNVGVTHLALGMPLQDMLSMYNAVGLGEVSGLNLVGETTGIFPNRRRWSQFEIATLAFGYGLAITPIQLAHAYATLGNLGKYQPVHLIDSNDDDLSHQVVDAKYARKVLDMLETVTQPGGTAVKAAVPGYRIAAKSGTSRKAIAGGYSDEYFAYTAGVAPVSDPRISLMVMVNEPQGDSYYGGAVAGPVFSEIMKGALQILNIAPDENRFQN
- the ftsL gene encoding cell division protein FtsL, yielding MSQTKPNLAKLIALDLLTVGRVPLVMLVLIFASAMGVVFTTHHTRQAITAKDQVLEERDHLDNEWRNLILEETALAEHSRVQEVAQNDLNMKRPDADKEVVIELK